A single genomic interval of Aegicerativicinus sediminis harbors:
- a CDS encoding Pycsar system effector family protein: MSTLIEKTDKFVLELFKNKLPNTFIYHNYTHTKRVYKSAMEIAEHSNLSDKETEIIQLAALLHDTGYTVTVKGHEEESVKIATEFLKSENVDEDVIEEVNKCIMATEFQNQPNSKLEEIIRDADASHFAKDYFDEASEFLRKELEIQGIKEYTSSDWVDENIRVLSNVHKYYTPYAVRNWQAAKDENLASLIKKKKKENKKLKKEKLKAQYKADAKNASPERGIQTFYRVALRNHIKLSDIADTKANILLSVNAIIISLVLSNLISKLDNPTNDYLIWPTIIFTIFCIASMIMSIMATRPNITRGEFTKEDVRKKEVNLTFFGNFHKMELKEFQWAIDELLQDKNYVYSSLTKDLYFLGKVLDRKYRLLRNTYNVFMIGIIVSVIAFAIAFKYRG, translated from the coding sequence ATGTCGACCCTCATTGAGAAAACTGACAAATTTGTATTGGAACTTTTCAAAAATAAACTTCCGAATACATTCATATATCATAATTACACCCACACAAAAAGAGTTTACAAGAGCGCAATGGAAATTGCGGAACATTCAAACCTTTCAGACAAAGAAACTGAAATTATTCAACTTGCCGCCCTATTACACGATACGGGTTATACGGTAACGGTTAAAGGGCATGAAGAGGAAAGCGTTAAGATAGCAACCGAATTCCTCAAATCTGAAAATGTTGACGAAGATGTCATAGAGGAAGTGAACAAATGCATCATGGCCACTGAATTCCAAAATCAGCCAAATTCTAAGTTAGAGGAAATAATAAGGGATGCAGATGCATCGCATTTTGCAAAGGACTATTTTGATGAAGCTTCAGAATTTTTAAGGAAAGAGCTCGAAATACAGGGTATTAAAGAATACACATCTTCTGATTGGGTAGATGAAAATATTCGTGTCCTTTCTAACGTGCACAAATACTATACTCCCTATGCAGTTAGAAATTGGCAGGCGGCAAAAGATGAAAACCTTGCAAGTCTTATCAAGAAAAAGAAGAAGGAGAATAAAAAGTTAAAGAAGGAAAAGTTAAAAGCACAATATAAGGCGGACGCCAAGAATGCGAGTCCAGAAAGAGGCATTCAAACATTCTACAGAGTTGCTCTTCGAAACCACATTAAATTAAGTGATATAGCTGATACAAAAGCCAACATTCTTTTGTCTGTAAACGCAATTATTATTTCACTGGTACTTTCTAATCTTATTTCTAAACTAGATAATCCTACTAACGATTATCTAATTTGGCCAACTATTATTTTTACTATTTTCTGCATTGCCTCAATGATAATGTCTATAATGGCTACAAGACCTAACATTACAAGAGGTGAGTTTACCAAGGAAGATGTAAGGAAAAAAGAGGTGAATCTTACTTTCTTTGGTAATTTCCACAAAATGGAACTAAAGGAATTTCAATGGGCAATCGATGAACTTCTTCAGGACAAAAATTATGTTTATAGCTCGCTTACCAAGGATTTATATTTTTTGGGTAAGGTGCTTGATAGAAAATACCGATTGTTGAGAAACACTTATAACGTGTTCATGATTGGCATAATAGTTTCGGTTATAGCTTTTGCTATAGCTTTTAAATACAGAGGCTAA
- a CDS encoding protein adenylyltransferase SelO: MILNLDDSFTKELEADPIMENSRRLVRDAHFSYVMPRKTSDPKLIHVSPEMLEPLGISGKQIGTTDFLNLVTGNQNLPGFNPYAMVYAGHQFGNWASQLGDGRAINIAEVLHDQKRWILQLKGAGETPYSRSADGLAVLRSSIREYLCSEAMYHLGVPTTRALSLALTGDQVLRDVMYDGNAAYEKGAIVCRVAPSFLRFGNYQWFASQNKIKELKQLTDYTIKYFFDEVPQLHDNIYLNFFQKVCDLTREMITHWQRVGFVHGVMNTDNMSILGLTIDYGPYGWLDDFNPNWTPNTTDRTHKRYRYINQPNIALWNLYQLANALVPLINETEGFESILNTYPDQFKTSYQNMMRKKLGLINEGDTDDKLIGELVENLQMIETDMTIFFRELAKLSKNDVISTTELVKFSFYNEQELNKIQTDKWLDWFQRYKERLQNEVITDEERAFNMNLVNPKYVLRNYMAQMAIDEADSGNFDLIDELFQLLKNPYKEQLDNEKWYAKRPEWARDKIGCSMLSCSS; the protein is encoded by the coding sequence ATGATTTTAAATTTAGACGATTCCTTTACAAAAGAACTTGAGGCAGATCCGATAATGGAAAATTCTCGACGATTGGTTAGGGATGCTCATTTTTCATATGTTATGCCTAGGAAAACGTCTGACCCAAAACTGATTCATGTAAGTCCAGAGATGTTGGAACCATTAGGGATTTCTGGTAAGCAAATAGGAACAACGGATTTCTTGAATTTGGTTACTGGCAATCAAAACTTGCCGGGTTTTAATCCATATGCTATGGTTTATGCTGGCCATCAATTTGGAAATTGGGCTAGTCAATTAGGTGATGGCAGAGCTATTAACATAGCAGAGGTTCTTCATGATCAAAAACGATGGATACTGCAGCTGAAAGGGGCTGGAGAAACTCCTTATTCTAGATCTGCAGATGGCTTAGCGGTGTTGCGCTCCTCTATAAGAGAGTATTTATGCAGTGAAGCAATGTATCATTTAGGGGTACCTACAACGAGGGCTCTCTCTCTCGCATTGACTGGTGATCAGGTGTTGAGAGATGTTATGTACGATGGTAATGCTGCTTATGAAAAGGGAGCAATTGTTTGTAGGGTGGCACCTTCCTTTCTAAGGTTTGGAAATTATCAATGGTTTGCCTCACAGAATAAAATTAAGGAGCTAAAGCAATTAACAGATTATACTATCAAATATTTTTTTGATGAAGTGCCTCAACTTCATGATAATATTTATTTGAACTTTTTTCAAAAGGTTTGTGATCTAACTAGGGAAATGATTACCCATTGGCAGAGGGTTGGTTTTGTTCATGGAGTAATGAATACCGATAACATGTCTATTCTTGGTTTAACGATTGATTATGGCCCATACGGATGGTTAGATGATTTTAATCCTAATTGGACTCCTAACACTACAGATCGAACACATAAGCGTTACCGTTATATCAATCAGCCAAATATTGCACTTTGGAATTTATACCAATTAGCAAACGCATTAGTTCCCTTAATTAATGAAACGGAAGGATTTGAAAGCATTTTAAATACCTATCCAGATCAATTTAAAACCTCATATCAAAATATGATGAGGAAAAAATTAGGTTTAATTAATGAAGGTGATACAGATGATAAGCTAATCGGCGAATTAGTTGAAAATCTTCAAATGATTGAAACGGATATGACCATATTTTTTAGAGAATTGGCAAAGCTTTCTAAGAATGATGTTATTTCAACCACAGAATTAGTTAAATTCAGTTTTTATAATGAACAGGAATTGAATAAAATTCAAACAGACAAGTGGTTAGATTGGTTTCAACGGTATAAAGAAAGATTACAAAATGAAGTGATTACAGATGAAGAACGGGCTTTTAATATGAATTTGGTTAACCCGAAATATGTGCTGAGAAATTATATGGCACAAATGGCCATTGATGAAGCTGATTCTGGAAATTTTGACCTAATTGACGAATTATTTCAATTGCTAAAGAATCCTTATAAAGAACAATTAGATAACGAAAAATGGTATGCCAAAAGGCCAGAATGGGCAAGAGATAAAATTGGGTGTTCCATGTTGTCCTGCAGTTCCTAA
- the msrA gene encoding peptide-methionine (S)-S-oxide reductase MsrA, protein MRSAELQVATIGGGCFWCTEAVFQRLKGVEKVVSGYSGGNVPGKPTYREVCSGLTGHAEVIQIHYNPEIISFEELLIIFMTTHDPTTLNQQGADRGTQYRSVIFYHNEDQKDVAEQVLKELTSEFDRPIVTELSPLTNFFEAEDYHQNYYNDNSTQGYCTFVIDPKLYKLRRLYADKLKPES, encoded by the coding sequence ATGCGTAGTGCTGAACTTCAAGTCGCTACTATTGGTGGAGGATGCTTTTGGTGCACTGAAGCTGTTTTTCAACGCCTTAAAGGAGTTGAGAAAGTAGTTTCTGGTTATAGTGGAGGTAATGTTCCGGGGAAACCTACTTATAGGGAGGTTTGTTCTGGGTTAACAGGCCATGCGGAGGTGATTCAAATTCATTACAATCCAGAAATCATAAGTTTTGAAGAATTACTCATCATATTTATGACCACCCACGATCCTACAACCTTAAACCAACAAGGTGCTGACCGTGGAACTCAATATAGATCTGTAATTTTTTACCATAATGAAGATCAAAAAGATGTGGCGGAGCAAGTTTTAAAGGAATTGACCTCAGAATTTGATAGGCCCATTGTTACTGAATTAAGTCCGTTGACCAATTTTTTTGAAGCTGAGGACTACCATCAGAATTACTACAACGATAACTCTACGCAAGGCTATTGTACTTTTGTTATAGATCCTAAATTGTATAAATTAAGACGTTTGTACGCTGATAAATTGAAACCAGAATCTTAA
- a CDS encoding GAF domain-containing protein, with product MKDLNNFFDSPVLLKIGFHRLFEFYESWLTDPNPIKVNRAKELLSLKESFPYLNEGISDLDLLEQLTDQLEFLLEDLFPDMLGTNEIKAAGVPYRNYYFKYSSRFNNILNNAGNDFVLTVQNIVGDDLYIVACTMILQFYYGYEIKLNRPFFYQIPDQRGIMRHYKLMYNADFTDIIINDGVQPITQEDFEELIDNFHDVDLWREKFPPRSYTMKGFIISNLFDVTQDQSVSNFKSNLIGDFKEISHEGIKEITKTFQSLMGIPDIEVGFSEYIAEEESFQLLFGNYMNSFLLNKEDSKDCHKALCDDSYESLVNHHQLVAISDVDRCYKKSKGKNPQCVVLYNQGYKSALLVPIAEKEKLIGVLELVSKTPKVLNSVTAQRLEDVMPFIVSALQRAKREEANLIEAIIQQECTAIHPSVHWKFKSAARKFIHQNKLDETNPQFDSIKFDQVYPLFGQIDIQGSSEARNTATKKDLCLQLRMVEKLILNFNEREPLPIFNQILNLINKHLGDLETEFRVDSEQQILKFLKEEIDPILIFQKKKYPDFLDDIDSYFQRIDPVLNIFYVHRKSYDETVSKVNFHMADYLDGRQVEAQAMYPHYFERFKTDGVEHNMYIGEAITREESFNKLYLYNLRLWQLQVMVEMENEFYRRKQEYPLQLDVASMILVYNQPLSIHFRMDEKQFDVDGTYNARYQVVKKRVDKAFVKGTNERLTQNGKIAIVYSQKEDETEYLEYIKFLQAKNYLNDTVEILELEDLQGITGLKAIRVGVLYHKEKDKDYYSYEDLMDELKN from the coding sequence ATGAAAGACCTTAATAATTTTTTCGATTCACCAGTACTGCTTAAGATTGGCTTCCACAGACTTTTTGAGTTTTATGAGTCTTGGTTAACTGACCCTAATCCTATTAAAGTCAATCGGGCTAAGGAACTCTTAAGTTTAAAGGAGTCGTTTCCTTATTTAAATGAAGGTATATCAGACCTAGATCTTTTGGAACAGTTGACAGATCAGTTGGAGTTTCTCCTAGAGGATTTGTTTCCTGATATGCTGGGCACAAATGAAATTAAGGCTGCTGGGGTTCCATACCGCAACTACTATTTTAAATATAGCTCCAGATTTAATAATATATTGAATAATGCTGGAAATGACTTTGTGCTTACTGTTCAAAATATAGTTGGTGATGATTTGTACATAGTGGCCTGTACAATGATTTTGCAGTTCTATTATGGTTATGAAATAAAGTTGAACAGACCATTTTTTTATCAAATACCAGATCAAAGAGGAATTATGAGGCATTATAAATTAATGTATAATGCTGACTTTACAGATATAATAATTAATGATGGTGTACAACCAATTACCCAAGAAGATTTTGAGGAATTGATTGATAATTTCCACGATGTCGATTTATGGAGAGAAAAGTTTCCTCCTCGTAGTTATACCATGAAAGGATTTATTATCAGTAATCTGTTTGATGTTACCCAAGATCAATCGGTCTCTAATTTCAAGTCTAATCTTATTGGAGATTTTAAGGAAATAAGCCATGAGGGTATTAAGGAAATTACCAAAACATTTCAATCCTTAATGGGGATACCAGATATTGAGGTCGGCTTTTCAGAATATATTGCTGAGGAAGAATCTTTTCAACTGTTGTTTGGTAATTACATGAATAGTTTTCTTTTAAACAAGGAGGATAGTAAAGATTGCCATAAAGCATTGTGTGATGATTCATATGAGTCTCTTGTTAATCACCATCAACTTGTTGCAATTTCCGATGTTGATAGATGTTACAAAAAGTCGAAGGGAAAAAATCCCCAATGTGTAGTGCTTTATAACCAAGGATATAAAAGTGCCTTACTTGTGCCTATAGCAGAAAAAGAAAAATTAATTGGTGTATTGGAATTGGTTTCTAAAACTCCAAAAGTTCTCAATAGTGTTACTGCTCAGAGACTAGAAGATGTTATGCCATTTATTGTTTCGGCTTTGCAAAGGGCGAAACGTGAAGAGGCAAATCTAATTGAAGCTATCATTCAACAAGAGTGTACCGCGATTCACCCAAGTGTGCATTGGAAGTTTAAAAGTGCCGCAAGGAAATTTATTCACCAAAACAAATTGGATGAAACAAACCCGCAATTTGATTCTATCAAATTTGACCAGGTGTATCCCTTGTTTGGTCAAATTGATATCCAAGGTTCCTCTGAAGCTCGAAATACAGCTACGAAGAAAGACCTTTGCCTACAGTTGCGTATGGTTGAAAAATTGATTTTAAACTTTAATGAACGAGAACCACTGCCCATTTTTAACCAGATTCTCAACTTAATCAATAAACATCTAGGCGATTTAGAAACAGAATTTAGGGTTGATTCTGAACAGCAAATTTTAAAATTCCTAAAGGAAGAAATTGATCCTATCTTAATTTTTCAGAAGAAAAAATACCCAGACTTTTTAGATGACATTGATTCTTACTTCCAGAGAATCGATCCTGTTTTGAATATTTTTTATGTACATCGTAAAAGTTATGATGAAACTGTTTCTAAGGTTAATTTCCATATGGCGGATTATTTAGACGGTAGACAAGTTGAAGCCCAAGCCATGTACCCACATTATTTTGAGCGATTTAAAACGGATGGGGTTGAGCATAATATGTACATAGGGGAAGCAATTACTAGAGAGGAGAGTTTTAATAAACTATACCTCTATAATTTGAGGTTATGGCAGTTGCAAGTTATGGTTGAAATGGAGAATGAATTTTATAGAAGAAAGCAGGAATATCCATTACAGTTAGATGTGGCATCAATGATTCTTGTTTATAATCAACCACTTTCAATCCATTTTAGAATGGACGAAAAACAGTTTGATGTAGATGGGACTTATAATGCCAGATATCAGGTGGTTAAAAAACGGGTTGATAAGGCCTTTGTAAAGGGAACCAATGAGCGCTTAACGCAAAATGGTAAAATAGCCATAGTCTATAGCCAAAAAGAAGACGAAACCGAATATCTGGAATACATAAAATTTCTGCAGGCTAAAAATTATTTAAATGATACTGTGGAAATCCTAGAATTAGAAGATTTGCAAGGTATTACTGGTCTTAAAGCGATTCGCGTTGGAGTTCTTTATCACAAAGAAAAGGATAAAGATTATTACTCCTACGAAGATTTAATGGATGAACTGAAGAATTAG
- the msrB gene encoding peptide-methionine (R)-S-oxide reductase MsrB yields MLTWKNILHFLKHGNPEPDQRIELSEDEWWQKLTPDQYRITRKKGTEAPHTGALCSSFEAGRYDCVCCGSPLFDSTIKYESSSGWPSFTQPIKENAIKYEKDTTFGMMRVEILCNTCDAHLGHVFPDGPEPSGLRYCVNSESITLKETENA; encoded by the coding sequence ATGCTTACTTGGAAAAATATTTTACATTTCTTAAAACACGGAAATCCTGAGCCAGATCAGCGAATTGAACTAAGCGAAGATGAATGGTGGCAAAAGTTAACCCCAGATCAATATAGAATAACCAGAAAAAAGGGGACGGAAGCTCCACATACAGGAGCTCTATGTTCTAGTTTTGAAGCAGGAAGGTACGATTGCGTATGTTGTGGATCCCCATTGTTCGATTCCACAATAAAGTATGAATCTAGCTCTGGTTGGCCAAGTTTCACGCAACCAATAAAAGAGAACGCCATTAAATATGAAAAGGACACCACATTTGGGATGATGCGTGTAGAGATACTTTGTAATACTTGTGATGCACATTTGGGCCATGTATTTCCCGATGGTCCTGAACCAAGCGGTTTACGTTATTGTGTTAATTCTGAATCTATAACTTTAAAAGAAACAGAAAATGCGTAG